Below is a window of Pseudomonadota bacterium DNA.
TGGCCCCAGTTACCACAACTTATGTCTTCAGCTTGAAGAAGAAGGGAGCATAAAAAAAAGATGACAATAAAAGAGATCGACCTTATCCCCTCCGAGCTTCGCGCCATTGAAGTGCACAAGTACTACCTTTCTCAGAGAGAAGGCAGGGAAATTTCTCTTGAAGAGGCAATCGTTGATTTCCTGATCAATTATGAATCAGATTTCCTCATGGCAAAACAGATAGAAGACGTGAGAGAACAAAATGCCGAGATCATGAAATATAAATGGATCGAGTCAGAAAAAGAGGGACACGACATAGGCACTGAAAAGGCAGCACTGGAATGGGTTGAAAAGTATGGCTCCATATGGAGAGACGAGAAAGAATCTCTTGAGAAAAACGACTTTACCGGGTTAAGCATCGTTATAGAAAATAAGAGGGGACTCAATATAGAAATTGCTGCATTGGCCGAAATAGCACGAAAGCATGACTGCGAACTATACATCCACAAAGACAGGATGAAATATTATAACTTCATTTTATTCGGGAAAAAACAATATTTAAACGTTAAATCAATCCTCTGTCCCAAATACTTGGAAGCTGACAAGGGTGAACCCATTGAGTTCATCGCCATCGGAAATGGAGCAAAAGAAGCACTCGGAGAAACGGAATACCTGATACACAATTTAGAGTCCAACTGATATCATGCCATTAACATTTTTTTCATCTGAATTTATCACAAGGGGGGATTTTACCATGAAAACGAAGGTTTTTTTAGGGAGTACCTTAATAATCGCATTGCTTTTAATCACAGTTAGCGTTTTTGCGGAAGGAAAAGAATTAAGAACCGCCACCGGCGAAGTTGTTTTGATCGATGAAAAAGGCAAAGCCATACTGGTCAAAATCGTT
It encodes the following:
- a CDS encoding HPr family phosphocarrier protein, with protein sequence MTIKEIDLIPSELRAIEVHKYYLSQREGREISLEEAIVDFLINYESDFLMAKQIEDVREQNAEIMKYKWIESEKEGHDIGTEKAALEWVEKYGSIWRDEKESLEKNDFTGLSIVIENKRGLNIEIAALAEIARKHDCELYIHKDRMKYYNFILFGKKQYLNVKSILCPKYLEADKGEPIEFIAIGNGAKEALGETEYLIHNLESN